A stretch of the bacterium genome encodes the following:
- a CDS encoding single-stranded DNA-binding protein, with the protein MSSLNRVFLIGNLGQDPEMRYTQNQNAVCSMRIATSERRKNASTGEWTEQTEWHSIVAWGKVAEKCAQYLSKGSKILVEGKLQTRKWQDKEGKDRYTTEVVAANVTFMGGKGQAAGAATEGAVTAEAARNPAPLDSISFDDDEIPF; encoded by the coding sequence ATGTCCTCGCTGAATCGTGTTTTTCTGATCGGCAATCTCGGCCAAGACCCAGAAATGCGTTACACCCAAAACCAAAACGCTGTTTGTTCCATGCGTATCGCCACAAGCGAGCGACGCAAAAACGCATCAACCGGCGAGTGGACAGAACAAACTGAATGGCACTCAATTGTTGCTTGGGGAAAAGTTGCAGAGAAGTGCGCGCAGTATCTTTCCAAAGGCAGTAAAATTCTTGTTGAAGGAAAGCTCCAAACCAGAAAGTGGCAAGATAAAGAAGGTAAAGATCGCTACACCACAGAAGTCGTGGCTGCTAACGTCACCTTCATGGGCGGCAAAGGTCAAGCTGCGGGAGCTGCCACCGAGGGGGCTGTAACTGCTGAGGCAGCTAGAAATCCTGCTCCGCTCGACTCAATTTCATTTGATGATGATGAAATTCCATTTTGA